A window from Sphingobacterium hotanense encodes these proteins:
- a CDS encoding NHL repeat-containing protein — protein sequence MKTKSILLALSLCCLLTPSQAQFQNHGPQVFAKAVQGSHFMKDKQGKEYLFTVVRGIPGRILGYELSTGNKILESELTGTDGSWDMTVSTDNILYATGNGHIYSYKLGDAKPTALPLNELHQKVVWDLHPAENGVIYGGTYPDGLVFKYHPKTGFEEVSGGPIYEGENYVRGLVYNKNDKKIYAGTGSNAKFILLDPKTKQKTTLLPHVKDFKEFFYDMDIVCNINGKDLILGYINSNTNSQNFVYDIQSKEILRFLPPFDMKSVVKDPKSNTIYYTSRSQVYALDLGNKNAEPIAISDIKGAGKAGTWTNKGEYQVFSNAQIVYRIQPKTKQKDSLTLEVPNSPIHIQTIYWGPDDKVWSAGYLAGQHGSYDPKTGEHQEYPGLHQTEGMSSLNNKLYFGIYTKAHIYSYDLTKPWKVGSGNPKHLGQIKDQDRPFAVITLADRNELIFGTVPPYGELGGTISHLDAETEQIKTFENVIPNQSIISLLNHNGRVFGGSSISGGLGILPTEKRGKIFEWDPERKQVLWTDSVANYWSISGLFSGPNGHIWGFADGTLFEYDPDQKKVIYELPVYRYPKYPSHIWRNGLGVYHPNGMIYFTLSDSMYSFDPKSKKLTKLRDNASLMILGKDNKLYFRRDTDLWSYTPEEKH from the coding sequence ATGAAGACAAAATCAATTTTATTAGCTCTATCCCTTTGTTGTTTATTAACACCCAGCCAAGCCCAGTTTCAGAATCACGGCCCTCAGGTATTTGCGAAAGCAGTGCAAGGAAGCCATTTCATGAAGGATAAGCAGGGTAAAGAATACCTATTTACTGTTGTTCGAGGAATTCCAGGTAGAATATTGGGATATGAACTAAGTACTGGAAACAAAATATTAGAATCCGAATTAACGGGTACTGACGGCTCTTGGGACATGACGGTGTCGACGGATAATATCCTATATGCTACAGGAAATGGACATATTTATTCCTACAAGCTTGGCGATGCTAAACCTACCGCCCTACCGCTAAATGAACTCCATCAGAAAGTCGTTTGGGATTTACATCCCGCTGAAAACGGCGTAATTTACGGTGGAACCTATCCGGATGGCTTGGTATTCAAGTATCATCCCAAGACGGGTTTCGAAGAAGTTTCGGGCGGACCCATTTACGAAGGCGAAAATTACGTACGCGGATTGGTGTATAACAAAAACGATAAAAAGATATACGCTGGTACCGGATCGAATGCTAAGTTTATCCTACTCGACCCGAAGACGAAGCAAAAAACAACTTTGCTTCCTCATGTCAAAGACTTCAAGGAGTTCTTCTATGACATGGATATTGTGTGTAACATCAATGGAAAGGATCTTATCCTAGGTTATATCAACAGTAATACAAACTCGCAGAACTTTGTATATGATATACAATCCAAAGAAATCCTGCGCTTCCTCCCTCCTTTCGACATGAAATCTGTGGTCAAAGATCCGAAGTCTAATACCATTTATTACACCTCGAGATCTCAAGTTTATGCCTTAGACTTAGGAAATAAGAACGCGGAACCTATCGCAATTAGCGATATCAAAGGTGCTGGCAAAGCCGGGACATGGACTAACAAAGGCGAATACCAGGTTTTCAGCAATGCGCAAATCGTCTATCGTATCCAGCCGAAAACAAAGCAAAAAGATAGCCTGACCCTGGAAGTACCAAACTCGCCTATTCATATTCAAACGATCTATTGGGGGCCGGACGATAAAGTCTGGAGTGCCGGATATCTTGCAGGGCAGCATGGAAGCTATGACCCAAAAACGGGAGAGCATCAAGAGTATCCCGGTCTCCATCAAACGGAAGGTATGAGCAGCCTGAACAACAAGCTGTATTTCGGCATCTATACCAAGGCGCATATCTATTCATATGACTTGACGAAACCATGGAAAGTAGGCTCCGGAAACCCTAAACATCTAGGACAGATCAAAGATCAAGACCGACCATTTGCAGTTATTACGCTAGCAGACCGAAACGAGCTGATCTTCGGAACAGTGCCACCATATGGCGAATTAGGCGGTACGATCAGCCATCTTGATGCAGAAACCGAGCAGATCAAGACGTTCGAAAATGTCATTCCCAACCAATCGATCATTTCATTACTTAACCATAATGGACGCGTATTTGGTGGATCGTCAATCTCCGGAGGCTTAGGTATTCTACCTACAGAAAAAAGAGGGAAGATCTTCGAATGGGATCCTGAGCGCAAGCAAGTATTATGGACAGATAGCGTAGCAAATTACTGGTCTATATCCGGGTTATTTTCCGGACCGAACGGCCATATCTGGGGATTCGCAGATGGTACGTTGTTCGAATACGACCCGGACCAAAAGAAAGTGATCTATGAGCTTCCTGTCTATCGTTATCCGAAATATCCTAGTCATATTTGGCGCAACGGTTTAGGTGTTTATCATCCGAACGGGATGATTTATTTTACGCTTTCCGATAGCATGTACAGTTTCGATCCGAAAAGCAAGAAGCTTACAAAGCTAAGGGATAATGCATCCCTGATGATCCTTGGAAAGGATAATAAATTATACTTCCGAAGGGATACCGACCTCTGGAGCTATACGCCCGAGGAAAAGCACTAA